Proteins encoded within one genomic window of Candidatus Pseudothioglobus singularis PS1:
- the apaG gene encoding Co2+/Mg2+ efflux protein ApaG yields the protein MIMKNKIEINVEVTYLSDQSDILNKQYAYAYTITITNQGDTGAQLRTRRWLIQDESGETEEVIGEGVIGQQPHLSPGESFKYSSGAIISTETGTMKGSYGMISDIGQRFDADIPEFTLSEPHTLH from the coding sequence ATGATTATGAAAAACAAAATTGAAATTAATGTAGAAGTAACCTACCTTTCGGATCAATCAGATATCCTTAATAAACAATATGCCTATGCCTATACCATTACGATTACTAATCAAGGTGATACTGGCGCTCAACTTAGGACAAGGCGTTGGCTCATTCAGGACGAATCAGGCGAAACTGAAGAGGTAATTGGTGAGGGTGTTATTGGTCAACAGCCACATTTATCACCTGGTGAAAGCTTTAAATATAGCTCTGGAGCAATTATTAGTACTGAGACAGGGACTATGAAAGGTTCTTATGGAATGATTAGCGACATAGGCCAAAGGTTTGATGCAGATATCCCTGAATTTACATTGAGCGAACCTCATACGCTGCATTAG